In the Sarcophilus harrisii chromosome 1, mSarHar1.11, whole genome shotgun sequence genome, one interval contains:
- the LOC100934242 gene encoding ribosomal L1 domain-containing protein 1 isoform X2 yields MVTLWKIPPNGKEIKIPLPHGIRPDTKDVCLFTKDESNLTSEQTENFYKQLLKKKGITSITEVIPYARLKHAYKPYEAKRRLLSSFDLFLADERIRRLLPSHIGKQFYRRKRVPLSVDLTTQNLSEHINRIIQGTSLTVSNHGCCNTARVGHTGMSVDHLVENVIAVVDVLSEKLPEKWESVKILHLKTEKSPSLPIFSSFVSYLGSQKSKKQKKSKKGTIKPAQTSVKLENASEGHELEVEKEGKADSDSEEEIPQLVPVQAASQKPPKKATQIKDSIGEDLCAETPQVKTPAKKRKASNALETPKQVKVSTKLKKTPASDKCKKPRIQPSKNLRKKVTPL; encoded by the exons atgGTAACGTTATGGAAGATTCccccaaatggaaaagaaatcaaaat accTTTGCCACATGGTATTAGACCTGATACAAAAGATGTTTGTTTATTTACCAAGGATGAATCCAATTTAACTTCAGAACAGACAGAAAATTTCTATAAGCAGCTTTTGAAAAAGAAGGGGATTACAAGCATTACTGAG GTCATCCCTTATGCTAGATTAAAACATGCATATAAACCTTATGAAGCTAAACGGCGTCTTTTAAGCAGTTTTGACCTTTTCCTTGCTGATGAAAGAATAAGACGACTTTTACCTTCACACATAGGAAAGCAGTTCTATCGTAGAAAGAG gGTACCTTTATCAGTAGATCTCACTACCCAGAATTTGTCAGAACATATCAATAGAATTATCCAAGGAACTTCATTAACTGTTAGTAATCATGGTTGTTGCAA tACTGCACGTGTGGGCCACACAGGAATGTCTGTAGATCACCTAGTGGAAAATGTTATTGCTGTGGTGGATGTGCTTTCAGAAAAGTTGCCAGAG aAGTGGGAAAGTGTAAAAATTTTACAcctgaaaacagaaaaatcaccttcccttccaatcttttcttcatttgtttcctATTTGGGTTCTCAAAAAAGTAAG aagcaaaagaaaagcaaaaaagggacCATCAAACCTGCCCAGACTTCAGTGAAGCTTGAAAATGCTTCAGAAGGTCatgaactagaggtggaaaaggaaggcaaagcAGATTCTGATTCGGAGGAGGAAATTCCACAGCTAGTTCCAGTCCAAGCAGCATCTCAAAAGCCCCCGAAG AAGGCAACCCAGATAAAAGATTCTATAGGAGAAGACCTCTGTGCTGAAACACCACAAGTAAAAACTCCTGCTAAAAAGAGAAAGGCCTCCAATGCTCTGGAAACGCCAAAACAAGTTAAAGTTTCCACAAAGTTGAAGAAGACTCCAGCTAGTGACAAATGTAAGAAGCCAAGGATCCAGCCCTCAAAGAACTTGAGAAAAAAAGTAACTCCTCTTTAA
- the LOC100934242 gene encoding ribosomal L1 domain-containing protein 1 isoform X1, protein MGAPADAKEPAHLVSKEQIKKATRTLLEYKKKKQNANALLLNENENVFLMVTLWKIPPNGKEIKIPLPHGIRPDTKDVCLFTKDESNLTSEQTENFYKQLLKKKGITSITEVIPYARLKHAYKPYEAKRRLLSSFDLFLADERIRRLLPSHIGKQFYRRKRVPLSVDLTTQNLSEHINRIIQGTSLTVSNHGCCNTARVGHTGMSVDHLVENVIAVVDVLSEKLPEKWESVKILHLKTEKSPSLPIFSSFVSYLGSQKSKKQKKSKKGTIKPAQTSVKLENASEGHELEVEKEGKADSDSEEEIPQLVPVQAASQKPPKKATQIKDSIGEDLCAETPQVKTPAKKRKASNALETPKQVKVSTKLKKTPASDKCKKPRIQPSKNLRKKVTPL, encoded by the exons ATGGGCGCTCCGGCTGATGCGAAGGAACCCGCTCATCTTGTCTCCAAGGAGCAG ATTAAAAAGGCAACACGAACTTTGttggaatataaaaaaaagaaacaaaatgctaaCGCATTGCTTttgaatgagaatgaaaatgtgtttttaatgGTAACGTTATGGAAGATTCccccaaatggaaaagaaatcaaaat accTTTGCCACATGGTATTAGACCTGATACAAAAGATGTTTGTTTATTTACCAAGGATGAATCCAATTTAACTTCAGAACAGACAGAAAATTTCTATAAGCAGCTTTTGAAAAAGAAGGGGATTACAAGCATTACTGAG GTCATCCCTTATGCTAGATTAAAACATGCATATAAACCTTATGAAGCTAAACGGCGTCTTTTAAGCAGTTTTGACCTTTTCCTTGCTGATGAAAGAATAAGACGACTTTTACCTTCACACATAGGAAAGCAGTTCTATCGTAGAAAGAG gGTACCTTTATCAGTAGATCTCACTACCCAGAATTTGTCAGAACATATCAATAGAATTATCCAAGGAACTTCATTAACTGTTAGTAATCATGGTTGTTGCAA tACTGCACGTGTGGGCCACACAGGAATGTCTGTAGATCACCTAGTGGAAAATGTTATTGCTGTGGTGGATGTGCTTTCAGAAAAGTTGCCAGAG aAGTGGGAAAGTGTAAAAATTTTACAcctgaaaacagaaaaatcaccttcccttccaatcttttcttcatttgtttcctATTTGGGTTCTCAAAAAAGTAAG aagcaaaagaaaagcaaaaaagggacCATCAAACCTGCCCAGACTTCAGTGAAGCTTGAAAATGCTTCAGAAGGTCatgaactagaggtggaaaaggaaggcaaagcAGATTCTGATTCGGAGGAGGAAATTCCACAGCTAGTTCCAGTCCAAGCAGCATCTCAAAAGCCCCCGAAG AAGGCAACCCAGATAAAAGATTCTATAGGAGAAGACCTCTGTGCTGAAACACCACAAGTAAAAACTCCTGCTAAAAAGAGAAAGGCCTCCAATGCTCTGGAAACGCCAAAACAAGTTAAAGTTTCCACAAAGTTGAAGAAGACTCCAGCTAGTGACAAATGTAAGAAGCCAAGGATCCAGCCCTCAAAGAACTTGAGAAAAAAAGTAACTCCTCTTTAA